A genomic window from Streptomyces sp. 846.5 includes:
- a CDS encoding diiron oxygenase, translated as MAEKSGSALLTDRERVAERLLEASAKHSYAPETELDWDGALEPGKWFLPERMVSLYGTPIWNRLSEERRIELSRHEAASLASAGVWFEVILMQLLARHIYDMDPRTSHVAYALTEMADECRHSRMFARMVTKLGTPYYGPGGTTRFLGRVLKTTATTPGAFTATLLVEEILDRIQRQTFPDETVQPLVRGITRIHVVEEARHVRYAREELRRQMATCPAWERQFTRTVSGEASVVVARALVHPKVYAAVGLDVEEAMRQARQSEHRRETMRWSAEKLTSFLEEIGVIHSALDRAAWRRSGLLG; from the coding sequence ATGGCGGAGAAGAGCGGGTCTGCACTGCTGACCGACCGTGAGCGGGTGGCGGAACGCCTGCTGGAGGCGTCGGCGAAGCACTCCTACGCCCCGGAGACCGAGCTCGACTGGGACGGCGCACTCGAACCCGGCAAGTGGTTCCTGCCCGAGCGGATGGTCTCGCTGTACGGCACCCCGATCTGGAACCGGCTCTCCGAGGAGCGCCGGATCGAGCTCTCCCGGCACGAGGCGGCCAGCCTCGCCTCCGCGGGCGTCTGGTTCGAGGTCATCCTGATGCAGCTGCTGGCCCGGCACATCTACGACATGGACCCGCGCACCAGCCATGTCGCCTACGCACTCACCGAGATGGCCGACGAGTGCCGGCACTCCAGGATGTTCGCGCGCATGGTCACCAAGCTGGGCACCCCCTACTACGGCCCCGGCGGGACCACGCGCTTCCTCGGCCGAGTGCTGAAGACCACCGCGACCACCCCCGGCGCCTTCACCGCGACCCTCCTGGTGGAGGAGATCCTCGACCGGATCCAGCGGCAGACCTTCCCGGACGAGACCGTGCAGCCGCTGGTCCGCGGCATCACCCGGATCCATGTGGTGGAGGAGGCCCGGCACGTCCGCTACGCCCGCGAGGAGCTGCGGCGGCAGATGGCGACCTGCCCGGCCTGGGAACGGCAGTTCACCCGCACCGTCTCCGGCGAGGCCTCGGTCGTGGTGGCGCGGGCCCTGGTCCACCCCAAGGTGTACGCGGCGGTCGGGCTCGACGTGGAGGAGGCGATGCGCCAGGCGCGGCAGAGCGAGCACCGCCGGGAGACCATGCGCTGGTCGGCGGAGAAGCTGACCTCGTTCCTGGAGGAGATAGGCGTGATCCACAGCGCGCTGGACCGCGCCGCGTGGCGCCGGTCGGGGCTGCTGGGCTGA
- a CDS encoding TetR/AcrR family transcriptional regulator — MDAPAADSVVEPAQPRPPRAKRAPYRRMPVEQRREQLIAVALELFSRHAPEEVSLDDVAAAAGASRPLVYRYFPGGKQQLYEAALRTAADELSARFAAHTHGGPAERLGHVLDQYFDFVGDHAAGYGALLRGGSATETERTSAIVDEVRRAAYRNIVEQLRVEHPGPRLSLLLRSWISVVETTALTWLDNGRQEPGAPGVGSAAELRDWLVDQFMAMFEVSARHDSQCAEVLRGMGGF; from the coding sequence ATGGACGCCCCCGCCGCCGACTCCGTCGTCGAGCCCGCGCAGCCCCGTCCGCCCCGGGCGAAGCGGGCTCCGTACCGGCGAATGCCGGTGGAGCAGCGGCGGGAGCAGCTGATCGCGGTGGCGCTGGAGCTGTTCAGCCGGCACGCACCGGAGGAGGTCTCGCTGGACGACGTGGCGGCCGCCGCGGGAGCCTCCCGTCCGCTGGTCTACCGCTACTTCCCGGGCGGCAAGCAGCAGTTGTACGAGGCCGCACTGCGCACCGCCGCCGACGAGCTCTCGGCCCGCTTCGCCGCGCACACCCACGGCGGACCGGCCGAGCGGCTCGGGCACGTGCTGGACCAGTACTTCGACTTCGTCGGCGACCACGCCGCGGGCTACGGCGCGCTGCTGCGGGGCGGCTCCGCGACCGAGACCGAGCGGACCTCCGCGATCGTGGACGAGGTGCGCAGGGCCGCCTACCGCAACATCGTCGAACAGCTGAGGGTCGAGCACCCCGGTCCGAGGCTTTCCCTGCTGCTGCGCTCCTGGATCTCGGTGGTGGAGACGACGGCGCTGACCTGGCTGGACAACGGCCGTCAGGAACCGGGAGCCCCCGGCGTGGGGTCCGCAGCGGAGCTGCGGGACTGGCTGGTGGACCAGTTCATGGCCATGTTCGAGGTGTCGGCGAGGCACGATTCGCAGTGCGCGGAGGTGCTGAGGGGGATGGGGGGGTTCTGA
- a CDS encoding fumarylacetoacetate hydrolase family protein produces the protein MRFLRVGPSGAERPALLGSDGTTAYDLSGVTPDIDGRFLGRLLDDGAAELAALAEQGGLPLLELAGQRIGAPVARPPKVVCVGLNYRDHAAEAGAEIPAEPVLFMKASSTVVGPDDEVLVPRRSEKTDYEVELAIVIGRTARYLDAPADADSVIAGYALSNDVSEREFQIERGGTWDKGKSCETFNPLGPWLVTRDEIPDVQRLVLRTTVNGELRQQGSTADMIFTVRHIVWYISQFMVLEPGDVINTGTPAGVAMGRADKAYLRPGDVMELSIDGLGTMRQTLGTA, from the coding sequence GTGCGATTCCTGCGCGTAGGACCCTCGGGCGCGGAACGACCCGCCCTCCTGGGGAGCGACGGCACGACGGCGTACGACCTCTCCGGCGTCACTCCGGACATCGACGGCCGCTTCCTCGGACGGCTGCTCGACGACGGCGCCGCGGAGCTGGCGGCGCTGGCCGAGCAGGGCGGGCTGCCGCTGCTGGAGCTCGCCGGGCAGCGGATCGGCGCGCCGGTGGCCCGTCCGCCCAAGGTGGTCTGCGTCGGCCTGAACTACCGGGACCACGCGGCCGAGGCCGGGGCGGAGATCCCGGCCGAACCGGTGCTCTTCATGAAGGCGAGCAGCACCGTCGTCGGCCCCGACGACGAGGTGCTGGTGCCGCGGCGCAGCGAGAAGACCGACTACGAGGTCGAGCTGGCGATCGTGATCGGACGCACCGCCCGGTACCTGGACGCGCCCGCGGACGCCGACTCGGTGATCGCGGGCTATGCGCTCAGCAACGACGTCTCCGAGCGCGAGTTCCAGATCGAGCGCGGCGGCACCTGGGACAAGGGCAAGTCCTGCGAGACCTTCAACCCGCTCGGCCCGTGGCTGGTCACCCGGGACGAGATCCCCGACGTGCAGCGGCTGGTGCTGCGCACCACCGTGAACGGGGAGCTGCGGCAGCAGGGCAGCACCGCAGACATGATTTTCACGGTGCGTCACATTGTCTGGTACATCAGCCAGTTCATGGTGCTGGAGCCCGGCGACGTGATCAACACCGGTACCCCGGCCGGGGTGGCGATGGGCCGTGCCGACAAGGCGTACCTGCGGCCCGGCGACGTCATGGAACTCTCCATCGACGGCCTCGGCACGATGCGGCAGACGCTGGGCACGGCGTGA
- a CDS encoding GNAT family protein: protein MDDDQHEARPRPDFLTKPVLSGDLVLLRAVTELDLPALRPMLADPEVARLTGSQSGAPEEARLQAWYRTRIGQDDRLDLAVVERGTGLCVGEAVLNQWDGPNESCNFRIALAPGAHGRGLGTEATRLICGYGFEKLGLHRISLEVYAFNPRARRAYEKAGFRAEGVLRDALRWDGQWVDAVVMSMLAGDWESR from the coding sequence ATGGACGACGATCAGCACGAAGCCCGCCCGCGCCCCGACTTCCTCACCAAGCCGGTCCTCAGTGGTGACCTGGTCCTGCTGCGGGCCGTGACCGAGCTGGACCTGCCCGCGCTGCGGCCGATGCTGGCGGACCCGGAGGTCGCCCGGCTGACCGGGAGCCAGAGCGGGGCGCCGGAGGAGGCGCGGCTCCAGGCCTGGTACCGGACCCGGATCGGGCAGGACGACCGGCTGGACCTCGCTGTGGTGGAGCGCGGCACCGGACTGTGCGTGGGCGAGGCGGTGCTGAACCAGTGGGACGGCCCCAACGAGAGCTGCAACTTCCGCATCGCGCTCGCCCCCGGCGCCCACGGCCGCGGCCTGGGCACCGAGGCGACCCGGCTGATCTGCGGATACGGCTTCGAGAAGCTGGGGCTGCACCGGATCTCGCTGGAGGTCTACGCCTTCAACCCGCGCGCCCGGAGGGCCTACGAGAAGGCCGGCTTCCGCGCGGAGGGGGTGCTGCGGGACGCACTGCGGTGGGACGGGCAGTGGGTGGACGCGGTGGTGATGTCGATGCTGGCGGGGGACTGGGAGAGCCGGTAG
- a CDS encoding DUF1684 domain-containing protein, giving the protein MSSSLDAWKRWRDDRVVEARAPHGPLALTGTYWLADLREGVPGVPGRWELQGSCVILTAARHDGLEVDNARLDGSVRLCPDTAPKPSLLSHGGRRLLLILREGEYAVRVFDPASEARASFAGIDAHPYAPEWSLPARFTPYQEVSTVSVRNADGRERGLALAGTVAFTAPGTAAETMLQVSQAEDGALSAVFADAGSGRDGAFRFRFVALAAPSAGEGATVLDLNRAYLPPCAFADHFICPFPPPGNTLPFAVPAGEKRVLKH; this is encoded by the coding sequence GTGAGCAGCAGCCTGGACGCATGGAAGCGCTGGCGCGACGACCGCGTGGTGGAAGCCCGCGCCCCGCACGGCCCGCTCGCCCTCACCGGCACGTACTGGCTGGCCGACCTGCGCGAGGGCGTGCCCGGGGTGCCGGGGCGTTGGGAGCTCCAGGGCAGTTGCGTGATCCTCACCGCGGCCCGGCACGACGGCCTGGAGGTCGACAACGCCCGGCTGGACGGCTCGGTCCGGCTCTGTCCGGACACCGCGCCCAAGCCGTCCCTGCTCAGCCACGGCGGCCGACGGCTGCTGCTGATCCTGCGCGAGGGGGAGTACGCGGTCCGGGTCTTCGATCCGGCCTCCGAGGCCCGCGCCTCCTTCGCCGGCATCGACGCCCACCCGTACGCGCCGGAGTGGTCGCTGCCGGCCCGCTTCACCCCGTACCAGGAGGTCAGCACGGTCTCCGTGCGCAACGCGGACGGCCGCGAACGGGGCCTCGCCCTGGCCGGGACGGTCGCCTTCACCGCGCCCGGCACGGCCGCCGAGACCATGCTGCAGGTCAGCCAGGCCGAGGACGGTGCACTGAGCGCGGTCTTCGCCGACGCGGGGAGCGGCCGGGACGGCGCCTTCCGCTTCCGCTTCGTCGCCCTGGCCGCCCCCTCCGCCGGGGAGGGCGCGACCGTGCTCGACCTCAACCGGGCCTATCTGCCGCCCTGCGCCTTCGCCGACCACTTCATCTGCCCCTTCCCGCCCCCGGGCAACACCCTGCCCTTCGCGGTGCCTGCGGGGGAGAAGCGGGTGCTGAAGCACTGA
- a CDS encoding PASTA domain-containing protein, which produces MASSPGPQPHLVTVPDLIGLSPQQARDFARRAQLIAVGPDPDAPPSMEGVVSGQSPAAGSLAARWSSVVIWTVRRGGGPGDAGVREPRNPSPPPLAVSVHDPEPLPEPPMGHVTVEQLEEPAGE; this is translated from the coding sequence ATGGCGTCCAGTCCCGGCCCGCAGCCCCACCTGGTGACCGTCCCCGACCTGATCGGTCTGTCCCCGCAGCAGGCCCGCGACTTCGCGCGGCGCGCCCAGCTGATCGCGGTGGGCCCCGATCCCGACGCGCCGCCGTCCATGGAGGGTGTGGTCTCCGGGCAGTCTCCCGCCGCGGGATCGCTGGCGGCCCGCTGGTCGTCGGTGGTCATCTGGACGGTCCGCCGCGGCGGCGGCCCGGGCGACGCGGGCGTCCGCGAGCCGCGCAACCCCAGCCCGCCGCCGCTCGCGGTCTCGGTCCACGATCCCGAGCCGCTGCCCGAACCGCCGATGGGCCATGTCACCGTCGAGCAGCTGGAGGAGCCGGCCGGCGAGTAG
- a CDS encoding FdhF/YdeP family oxidoreductase, translated as MAGKAPAQDPAQDSPEVSAPKHAAAGIPALFHTTKIANAQMGATRAVRTLLKLNQPDGFDCPGCAWPEPDHTHTAEFCENGAKAVAEEATLRTIGPEFFAEHPVADLAERSGYWLGQQGRLTTPMLLDEGATHYTPIGWEAALSLVADELKTLDTPDGAAFYTSGRTSNEAAFTFQLLARQFGTNNLPDCSNMCHESSGSALTETIGIGKGSVHLKDLYQADLIIVAGQNPGTNHPRMLSALERAKRAGAKVVSVNPLPEAGLERFKNPQNARGLVGNGTKLTDLFLQIRLGGDLALFRALNLLLLEAEEKAPGTVLDRAFIEEHCHGFEAWAEDARSTDWDQVLAATGLPEQQIRELAELTLASEKVIVCWAMGLTQHKHAVPTIREVVNYLLLRGNIGRPGAGVCPVRGHSNVQGDRTMGIFERPSAAFLDSLGKEFHFDPPREHGLDVVDTIRGMRDGTVKVFFAMGGNFVAATPDTEVTEEAMRGCRLTVHVSTKLNRSHVVTGARALILPTLGRTDKDIRESGPQQVTVEDSMGMVHASRGALKPPAADLLSETAIICRLARLTLGPENPVPWEEFAADYGTVRERIARVIPGFDDFNERIKHPGGFALPHAPRDKRAFPTTTGKANFTVNALTAPEVPEGRLLLQTLRSHDQYNTTIYGLDDRYRGIKDGRRVVLLHPDDAAEHGLAEGALVDLVSEWADGVERRAPHFRVVLYPTVRGCAAAYYPETNVLVPLDSTADTSNTPTSKSVVIRFAEDSGSGSVRG; from the coding sequence ATGGCCGGCAAGGCTCCCGCACAGGATCCGGCGCAGGACAGCCCCGAGGTCTCGGCGCCCAAGCACGCGGCCGCCGGCATTCCCGCCCTGTTCCACACCACGAAGATCGCCAACGCCCAGATGGGCGCCACCCGCGCGGTCCGCACCCTGCTGAAGCTGAACCAGCCGGACGGCTTCGACTGTCCCGGCTGCGCCTGGCCCGAGCCCGACCACACCCATACGGCCGAGTTCTGCGAGAACGGCGCCAAGGCCGTCGCCGAGGAGGCGACGCTGCGCACGATCGGCCCGGAGTTCTTCGCCGAGCACCCGGTCGCCGACCTCGCCGAGCGCTCCGGCTACTGGCTCGGCCAGCAGGGCCGGCTGACCACGCCGATGCTGCTGGACGAGGGGGCGACGCACTACACCCCGATCGGCTGGGAGGCCGCCCTCTCGCTGGTCGCCGACGAGTTGAAGACTCTCGACACCCCCGACGGCGCCGCCTTCTACACCTCCGGCCGCACCAGCAACGAGGCCGCCTTCACCTTTCAGCTGCTGGCCCGTCAGTTCGGCACCAACAACCTGCCGGACTGCTCCAACATGTGCCATGAGTCCTCGGGTTCCGCACTCACCGAGACCATCGGCATCGGCAAGGGCAGCGTCCACCTCAAGGACCTCTACCAGGCCGACCTGATCATCGTCGCCGGGCAGAACCCGGGCACCAACCATCCGCGGATGCTCTCCGCGCTGGAGCGCGCCAAGCGTGCCGGGGCCAAGGTCGTCAGCGTCAACCCGCTGCCCGAGGCCGGCCTCGAACGCTTCAAGAACCCGCAGAACGCCCGCGGCCTGGTCGGCAACGGGACCAAGCTCACCGACCTCTTCCTGCAGATCCGCCTCGGCGGCGACCTGGCCCTGTTCCGCGCGCTCAACCTGCTGCTGCTGGAGGCCGAGGAGAAGGCCCCCGGCACCGTCCTGGACCGCGCCTTCATCGAGGAGCACTGCCACGGCTTCGAAGCGTGGGCCGAGGACGCCCGCAGCACCGACTGGGACCAGGTGCTGGCCGCGACCGGGCTGCCCGAGCAGCAGATCCGCGAGCTGGCCGAGCTGACCCTGGCGTCGGAGAAGGTCATCGTCTGCTGGGCGATGGGCCTGACCCAGCACAAGCACGCGGTGCCGACCATCCGCGAGGTCGTCAACTACCTGCTGCTGCGCGGCAACATCGGCCGTCCCGGGGCCGGGGTCTGCCCGGTGCGCGGGCACAGCAACGTCCAGGGCGACCGCACCATGGGCATCTTCGAGCGCCCCAGCGCGGCCTTCCTCGACTCCCTGGGCAAGGAGTTCCACTTCGACCCGCCCCGCGAGCACGGCCTGGACGTGGTCGACACCATCCGCGGCATGCGCGACGGCACGGTGAAGGTCTTCTTCGCGATGGGCGGCAACTTCGTCGCGGCCACCCCGGACACCGAGGTCACCGAGGAGGCGATGCGGGGCTGCCGCCTCACCGTCCACGTGTCCACCAAGCTCAACCGCTCCCATGTGGTCACCGGGGCCCGGGCGCTGATCCTGCCGACGCTGGGACGCACTGACAAGGACATCCGGGAGAGCGGCCCGCAGCAGGTCACCGTCGAGGACTCGATGGGCATGGTGCACGCCTCCCGCGGCGCGCTGAAGCCCCCCGCCGCCGACCTGCTGTCCGAGACGGCGATCATCTGCCGGCTGGCCCGACTCACCCTGGGCCCGGAGAACCCGGTCCCCTGGGAGGAGTTCGCCGCCGACTACGGCACCGTCCGGGAGCGGATCGCCCGGGTCATCCCCGGCTTCGACGACTTCAACGAGCGGATCAAGCACCCGGGCGGCTTCGCCCTGCCGCACGCCCCCCGCGACAAGCGGGCCTTCCCCACCACTACCGGCAAGGCCAACTTCACCGTCAACGCGCTGACCGCGCCCGAGGTCCCCGAGGGCCGGCTGCTGCTGCAGACGCTGCGCTCGCACGACCAGTACAACACCACGATCTACGGCCTGGACGACCGCTACCGCGGGATCAAGGACGGCCGCAGGGTGGTCCTGCTGCACCCCGACGACGCCGCCGAACACGGCCTCGCCGAAGGCGCGCTGGTCGACCTGGTGAGCGAGTGGGCGGACGGTGTGGAGCGCAGGGCGCCGCACTTCCGGGTGGTGCTCTACCCGACCGTGCGCGGCTGCGCCGCCGCCTACTACCCCGAGACCAATGTGCTGGTGCCGCTCGACAGCACCGCCGACACCAGCAACACCCCGACCTCCAAGTCCGTCGTCATCCGCTTCGCGGAGGACTCGGGGTCCGGCTCAGTTCGAGGCTGA